In one Tachysurus fulvidraco isolate hzauxx_2018 chromosome 16, HZAU_PFXX_2.0, whole genome shotgun sequence genomic region, the following are encoded:
- the suco gene encoding SUN domain-containing ossification factor isoform X2, whose protein sequence is MKRLCVLLLCLTVALLCWSPSRHVRCSEQSSSLPELSARDSNPHTTHENGADDKVVEEWESQLSYSVGLETERTALEEQLIKDEEEEHKPEKAVNIIEQVVETVHIVPDTQQSEAHPNSDQQDPVETQPPPPSSPSQSPSQLSIPPPSSLSSHQVESELPKATPSPDHVAAAAADSPPPPPPPAEPSTDLHLDPNTNADVSADSGNAPEPASPTSHSSLESSSSVLLESVENQDLGTNTEVTASLDSAEPDLTETEHTVNASQPPEDQEVVAEPEGGTDPPVPGKEDIPTFDEWKKKVMEVEEKKSQSLHTSSNGSPHPVKKIQKNFKNNYASVECGAKILAANNEAKSTSAILMENMDLYMLNPCSNKIWFVIELCEPIQVKQLDIANFELFSSTPKDFLVSISDRYPTNKWIKLGTFHARDERTVQSFPLDEQLYAKYVKMFTKYIKVELLSHFGSEHFCPLSLIRVFGTSMVEEYDEIADSQYPSERVEYLDEDYDYPPGYLPSDDKASKNLLGSATNAILTMVNNIAANVLGGKSELEDGAQIQGNISSGTENMTEVTETVLAPTPTLTQQQEILHTTDLDSTLWKPDPDVPIPESPATPSPEESRIVILIEEEEEEPTPPTVTLLEEERDEERRREEARLRESALYCSQLSTLSCLASLHEHLHLCCSASLALQRLREERHAHASAHTRSTPQLPDPSPTQTPVLPIEKPLEVEPTQSKETALTDSPRVTLAPIVDPAVLLEPSHTSSLPYHSYSETSVFNATPTEGIPDSLPTDEPQEPIPHYVEQIPETQTQIFSTVSHGVSIFTSTPPLSFTTTASTLIPETTEVPLPTTEQPVHSIPTHVRPTEIPPPTELPLPGGAESSVIGIEDVQQDAEKRGEQEEPTEEVQSTLQRTATDFYAELQNSSEPSYGNGNHVHGSNQKESVFMRLNNRIKALEMNMSLSSRYLEELSQRYRKQMEEMQRAFNKTIIKLQNTSRIAEEQDQKQTEAIQMLQSQLENITKLMLNLSVTVSQLQREVSDRQSYLVVSLVLCLSLGLLLCMQCCCSSSGNRSSTIPVSNHYPSPKRCFSSYDDMSLRRKVSCPLIRSKSFQLPPSDGPDDLYIVEPLRFSPEKKKKRCRVKVGEKVTVTATNCSSETENVSVPKFLPSTCDPALSTSIEVVAGISSEGSSSSSSSSSSSSSTASDDSSSSIPSVNGQRVGLSNGQIPMTKSKTEKRSFKRRRSKTADQQQPPQSHGRCGAGLLHTPIPVATCVMPTLQQLMKGKQELGMGTFGVTAVTGHV, encoded by the exons GTCTCCCAGTCGTCATGTCCGATGTTCAGAACAGTCGTCTTCACTCCCAGAACTCTCTGCACGGGATAGTAACCCGCACACGACACATGAGAACGGGGCTGATGACAAG GTTGTGGAGGAATGGGAATCACAGTTATCATACAGTGTGGGTTTGGAGACCGAGAGGACTGCACTAGAGGAGCAGCTCataaaagatgaagaagaagaacacaAACCTGAAAAG GCTGTGAATATAATAGAGCAGGTGGTGGAAACGGTTCACATTGTGCCAGATACACAGCAGTCAGAGGCACACCCCAACTCTGACCAGCAAGACCCCGTTGAAACGCAACCCCCGCCGCCGTCGTCACCGTCTCAGTCACCATCTCAGTTATCGataccaccaccatcatcactttCATCTCATCAGGTGGAATCTGAGCTCCCTAAAGCCACACCCTCTCCAGACCacgttgctgctgctgctgctgattctcctcctcctcctcctcctcctgctgaaCCATCCACAGATCTCCACCTAGACCCAAACACTAATGCGGACGTCAGCGCTGACTCTGGGAATGCACCAGAACCAGCGTCACCTACCTCACACTCCTCCCTAGAAAGCTCCTCCAG TGTATTGTTGGAATCAGTGGAGAATCAGGATCTAGGGACCAATACTGAAGTGACTGCCTCTCTGGATTCGGCTGAGCCAGACCTCACAGAGACGGAGCACACAGTCAATGCCTCACAACCCCCAGAGGACCAGGAAGTG GTGGCTGAACCCGAAGGAGGGACTGACCCCCCTGTCCCTGGTAAAGAGGACATCCCTACATTtgatgagtggaagaagaaagtgatggaggtggaggagaagaaga GTCAGTCTTTGCACACCTCATCCAACGGCAGCCCCCATCCAGTGAAAAAGATCCAGAAGAACTTTAAGAATAATTACGCTTCTGTGGAGTGCGGGGCCAAAATCCTCGCAGCCAACAACGAAGCCAAG AGCACCTCTGCTATTCTAATGGAGAATATGGATCTGTACATGCTCAACCCATGCAGTAATAAGATCTG GTTTGTTATTGAGCTCTGTGAGCCGATCCAAGTGAAACAGTTGGACATTGCGAATTTTGAACTCTTCTCCTCCACGCCAAAAGATTTCCTGGTGTCAATCAGTGACAG ATACCCGACCAATAAGTGGATCAAGCTTGGCACCTTTCATGCACGTGACGAGCGCACGGTGCAGAGCTTTCCCTTGGATGAACAGCTGTACGCCAAATATGTTAAG ATGTTCACCAAGTACATAAAG GTTGAGCTGCTCTCGCATTTCGGATCTGAACATTTTTGCCCCCTTAGTCTAATCAG GGTGTTTGGTACCAGTATGGTAGAGGAGTATGATGAGATTGCCGACTCACAGTATCCCTCCGAGAGGGTTGAGTACTTGGATGAGGATTATG ATTACCCCCCAGGTTACCTTCCCTCTGACGACAAGGCATCAAAGAACCTCCTGGGGTCTGCAACAA acgCAATCCTTACGATGGTCAACAACATTGCTGCGAATGTGCTGGGTGGGAAGTCAGAGCTTGAAGATGGAGCTCAGATccaag GTAATATATCATCAGGGACCGAGAACATGACAGAAGTCACCGAAACTGTGCTCGCACCAACCCCAACACTCAcacagcaacaagaaat CCTGCACACTACAGATCTGGATTCCACTCTTTGGAAGCCGGACCCAGACGTTCCCATTCCTGAGTCTCCCGCTACGCCTTCTCCTGAGGAGAGTCGCATCGTCATCCTCattgaagaggaagaggaagagccgACCCCACCCACAGTGACCCTGCTGGAGGAGGAGCGCGATGAGGAGAGGCGGCGTGAGGAGGCACGCCTCAGGGAAAGCGCCTTGTACTGCTCTCAGCTTTCTACTTTGTCCTGCCTAGCCAGTCTCCATGAACACCTCCACCTCTGCTGTTCCGCCTCACTGGCTCTGCAGCGGCTACGTGAAGAACGCCATGCACATGCCAGCGCACACACACGATCAACACCACAACTCCCAGATCCCAGTCCAACTCAAACCCCCGTGTTGCCCATTGAGAAGCCTTTGGAAGTTGAGCCGACACAAAGTAAAGAGACTGCGCTTACTGACTCGCCCCGTGTTACTCTGGCTCCAATTGTTGATCCCGCAGTTTTATTAGAGCCAAGCCACACCTCTTCCCTTCCCTATCACAGCTACTCTGAGACTTCTGTCTTTAATGCCACGCCCACTGAGGGCATTCCTGACTCTCTACCCACAGATGAGCCCCAAGAGCCGATACCACATTATGTGGAACAAATACCTGAAACGCAGACTCAAATTTTTAGCACCGTGTCTCACGGTGTCTCCATCTTCACCTCCACCCCTCCCTTAAGCTTCACCACAACTGCTTCAACTCTCATTCCTGAGACAACCGAGGTCCCACTGCCCACCACAGAGCAGCCTGTCCATTCCATTCCCACACACGTACGGCCTACAGAAATCCCACCTCCCACAGAACTGCCATTGCCCGGCGGCGCAGAGTCTTCTGTAATAGGCATCGAGGATGTCCAGCAGGATGCTGAGAAGCGAGGTGAGCAGGAAGAGCCTACGGAGGAGGTGCAGAGCACACTACAGCGTACAGCCACAGACTTCTACGCCGAACTGCAGAACTCAAGCGAACCGAGCTATGGCAATGGCAACCACGTACATGGCTCCAACCAGAAAGAGTCGGTGTTCATGAGGCTGAACAACAGGATCAAAGCCCTGGAGATGAACATGTCACTCAGCAGCAGATACTTGGAGGAGCTCAGTCAGAg GTATCGTAAGCAAATGGAAGAAATGCAGAGGGCATTCAATAAGACCATCATCAAACTGCAGAACACTTCCAGAATCGCCGAGGAGCAG gatcagaaacagacagaagcCATCCAGATGTTGCAGAGCCAGCTGGAGAACATCACCAAGCTTATGCTTAACCTGTCTGTTACTGTGAGTCAGTTACAGAGAgag GTGTCGGACAGGCAGAGCTACTTGGTGGTGTCTCTGgtgttgtgtctgtctctgggcCTGCTCTTGTGTATGCAGTGCTGCTGCAGCTCCTCTGGTAACAGAAGCTCTACCATCCCTGTGAGCAACCACTACCCCAGTCCCAAGAG GTGTTTCTCCTCTTATGATGACATGAGTTTGAGGCGGAAAGTTTCCTGCCCTCTTATACGGTCCAAGTCATTTCAGCTGCCCCCTTCAGATG GTCCTGATGACTTGTACATTGTAGAACCTCTAAGGTTTTCTCCAGAGAAAAAG AAAAAGCGCTGCAGAGTAAAAGTAGGAGAGAAAGTGACTGTGACTGCTACTAACTGCAGCTCTGAAACTGAAAATGTGAGCGTGCCTAAATTCCTGCCATCAACCTGTGACCCTGCCCTGTCTACATCCATAGAGGTCGTGGCTGGGATCAGCTCTGAAGgctcatcctcttcctcatcttcatcatcctcctcatcatctACAGCATCGGATGACTCAAGCTCCAGCATCCCTTCCGTTAACGGGCAGCGTGTGGGTCTAAGTAATGGGCAGATCCCAATGACCAAGAGCAAGACAGAGAAGAGGTCTTTTAAGCGCAGACGGTCTAAGACGGCTGATCAGCAACAGCCGCCGCAGTCACATGGGCGCTGTGGGGCAGGATTACTGCACACTCCAATTCCGGTGGCAACGTGCGTCATGCCAACGCTTCAGCAGCTGATGAAGGGAAAACAGGAACTCGGCATGGGGACGTTTGGAGTAACGGCTGTCACCGGTCACGTCTGA
- the suco gene encoding SUN domain-containing ossification factor isoform X1 has protein sequence MKRLCVLLLCLTVALLCWSPSRHVRCSEQSSSLPELSARDSNPHTTHENGADDKVVEEWESQLSYSVGLETERTALEEQLIKDEEEEHKPEKAVNIIEQVVETVHIVPDTQQSEAHPNSDQQDPVETQPPPPSSPSQSPSQLSIPPPSSLSSHQVESELPKATPSPDHVAAAAADSPPPPPPPAEPSTDLHLDPNTNADVSADSGNAPEPASPTSHSSLESSSSVLLESVENQDLGTNTEVTASLDSAEPDLTETEHTVNASQPPEDQEVVAEPEGGTDPPVPGKEDIPTFDEWKKKVMEVEEKKSQSLHTSSNGSPHPVKKIQKNFKNNYASVECGAKILAANNEAKSTSAILMENMDLYMLNPCSNKIWFVIELCEPIQVKQLDIANFELFSSTPKDFLVSISDRYPTNKWIKLGTFHARDERTVQSFPLDEQLYAKYVKMFTKYIKVELLSHFGSEHFCPLSLIRVFGTSMVEEYDEIADSQYPSERVEYLDEDYDYPPGYLPSDDKASKNLLGSATNAILTMVNNIAANVLGGKSELEDGAQIQGNISSGTENMTEVTETVLAPTPTLTQQQEILHTTDLDSTLWKPDPDVPIPESPATPSPEESRIVILIEEEEEEPTPPTVTLLEEERDEERRREEARLRESALYCSQLSTLSCLASLHEHLHLCCSASLALQRLREERHAHASAHTRSTPQLPDPSPTQTPVLPIEKPLEVEPTQSKETALTDSPRVTLAPIVDPAVLLEPSHTSSLPYHSYSETSVFNATPTEGIPDSLPTDEPQEPIPHYVEQIPETQTQIFSTVSHGVSIFTSTPPLSFTTTASTLIPETTEVPLPTTEQPVHSIPTHVRPTEIPPPTELPLPGGAESSVIGIEDVQQDAEKRGEQEEPTEEVQSTLQRTATDFYAELQNSSEPSYGNGNHVHGSNQKESVFMRLNNRIKALEMNMSLSSRYLEELSQRYRKQMEEMQRAFNKTIIKLQNTSRIAEEQDQKQTEAIQMLQSQLENITKLMLNLSVTVSQLQREVSDRQSYLVVSLVLCLSLGLLLCMQCCCSSSGNRSSTIPVSNHYPSPKRCFSSYDDMSLRRKVSCPLIRSKSFQLPPSDVGPDDLYIVEPLRFSPEKKKKRCRVKVGEKVTVTATNCSSETENVSVPKFLPSTCDPALSTSIEVVAGISSEGSSSSSSSSSSSSSTASDDSSSSIPSVNGQRVGLSNGQIPMTKSKTEKRSFKRRRSKTADQQQPPQSHGRCGAGLLHTPIPVATCVMPTLQQLMKGKQELGMGTFGVTAVTGHV, from the exons GTCTCCCAGTCGTCATGTCCGATGTTCAGAACAGTCGTCTTCACTCCCAGAACTCTCTGCACGGGATAGTAACCCGCACACGACACATGAGAACGGGGCTGATGACAAG GTTGTGGAGGAATGGGAATCACAGTTATCATACAGTGTGGGTTTGGAGACCGAGAGGACTGCACTAGAGGAGCAGCTCataaaagatgaagaagaagaacacaAACCTGAAAAG GCTGTGAATATAATAGAGCAGGTGGTGGAAACGGTTCACATTGTGCCAGATACACAGCAGTCAGAGGCACACCCCAACTCTGACCAGCAAGACCCCGTTGAAACGCAACCCCCGCCGCCGTCGTCACCGTCTCAGTCACCATCTCAGTTATCGataccaccaccatcatcactttCATCTCATCAGGTGGAATCTGAGCTCCCTAAAGCCACACCCTCTCCAGACCacgttgctgctgctgctgctgattctcctcctcctcctcctcctcctgctgaaCCATCCACAGATCTCCACCTAGACCCAAACACTAATGCGGACGTCAGCGCTGACTCTGGGAATGCACCAGAACCAGCGTCACCTACCTCACACTCCTCCCTAGAAAGCTCCTCCAG TGTATTGTTGGAATCAGTGGAGAATCAGGATCTAGGGACCAATACTGAAGTGACTGCCTCTCTGGATTCGGCTGAGCCAGACCTCACAGAGACGGAGCACACAGTCAATGCCTCACAACCCCCAGAGGACCAGGAAGTG GTGGCTGAACCCGAAGGAGGGACTGACCCCCCTGTCCCTGGTAAAGAGGACATCCCTACATTtgatgagtggaagaagaaagtgatggaggtggaggagaagaaga GTCAGTCTTTGCACACCTCATCCAACGGCAGCCCCCATCCAGTGAAAAAGATCCAGAAGAACTTTAAGAATAATTACGCTTCTGTGGAGTGCGGGGCCAAAATCCTCGCAGCCAACAACGAAGCCAAG AGCACCTCTGCTATTCTAATGGAGAATATGGATCTGTACATGCTCAACCCATGCAGTAATAAGATCTG GTTTGTTATTGAGCTCTGTGAGCCGATCCAAGTGAAACAGTTGGACATTGCGAATTTTGAACTCTTCTCCTCCACGCCAAAAGATTTCCTGGTGTCAATCAGTGACAG ATACCCGACCAATAAGTGGATCAAGCTTGGCACCTTTCATGCACGTGACGAGCGCACGGTGCAGAGCTTTCCCTTGGATGAACAGCTGTACGCCAAATATGTTAAG ATGTTCACCAAGTACATAAAG GTTGAGCTGCTCTCGCATTTCGGATCTGAACATTTTTGCCCCCTTAGTCTAATCAG GGTGTTTGGTACCAGTATGGTAGAGGAGTATGATGAGATTGCCGACTCACAGTATCCCTCCGAGAGGGTTGAGTACTTGGATGAGGATTATG ATTACCCCCCAGGTTACCTTCCCTCTGACGACAAGGCATCAAAGAACCTCCTGGGGTCTGCAACAA acgCAATCCTTACGATGGTCAACAACATTGCTGCGAATGTGCTGGGTGGGAAGTCAGAGCTTGAAGATGGAGCTCAGATccaag GTAATATATCATCAGGGACCGAGAACATGACAGAAGTCACCGAAACTGTGCTCGCACCAACCCCAACACTCAcacagcaacaagaaat CCTGCACACTACAGATCTGGATTCCACTCTTTGGAAGCCGGACCCAGACGTTCCCATTCCTGAGTCTCCCGCTACGCCTTCTCCTGAGGAGAGTCGCATCGTCATCCTCattgaagaggaagaggaagagccgACCCCACCCACAGTGACCCTGCTGGAGGAGGAGCGCGATGAGGAGAGGCGGCGTGAGGAGGCACGCCTCAGGGAAAGCGCCTTGTACTGCTCTCAGCTTTCTACTTTGTCCTGCCTAGCCAGTCTCCATGAACACCTCCACCTCTGCTGTTCCGCCTCACTGGCTCTGCAGCGGCTACGTGAAGAACGCCATGCACATGCCAGCGCACACACACGATCAACACCACAACTCCCAGATCCCAGTCCAACTCAAACCCCCGTGTTGCCCATTGAGAAGCCTTTGGAAGTTGAGCCGACACAAAGTAAAGAGACTGCGCTTACTGACTCGCCCCGTGTTACTCTGGCTCCAATTGTTGATCCCGCAGTTTTATTAGAGCCAAGCCACACCTCTTCCCTTCCCTATCACAGCTACTCTGAGACTTCTGTCTTTAATGCCACGCCCACTGAGGGCATTCCTGACTCTCTACCCACAGATGAGCCCCAAGAGCCGATACCACATTATGTGGAACAAATACCTGAAACGCAGACTCAAATTTTTAGCACCGTGTCTCACGGTGTCTCCATCTTCACCTCCACCCCTCCCTTAAGCTTCACCACAACTGCTTCAACTCTCATTCCTGAGACAACCGAGGTCCCACTGCCCACCACAGAGCAGCCTGTCCATTCCATTCCCACACACGTACGGCCTACAGAAATCCCACCTCCCACAGAACTGCCATTGCCCGGCGGCGCAGAGTCTTCTGTAATAGGCATCGAGGATGTCCAGCAGGATGCTGAGAAGCGAGGTGAGCAGGAAGAGCCTACGGAGGAGGTGCAGAGCACACTACAGCGTACAGCCACAGACTTCTACGCCGAACTGCAGAACTCAAGCGAACCGAGCTATGGCAATGGCAACCACGTACATGGCTCCAACCAGAAAGAGTCGGTGTTCATGAGGCTGAACAACAGGATCAAAGCCCTGGAGATGAACATGTCACTCAGCAGCAGATACTTGGAGGAGCTCAGTCAGAg GTATCGTAAGCAAATGGAAGAAATGCAGAGGGCATTCAATAAGACCATCATCAAACTGCAGAACACTTCCAGAATCGCCGAGGAGCAG gatcagaaacagacagaagcCATCCAGATGTTGCAGAGCCAGCTGGAGAACATCACCAAGCTTATGCTTAACCTGTCTGTTACTGTGAGTCAGTTACAGAGAgag GTGTCGGACAGGCAGAGCTACTTGGTGGTGTCTCTGgtgttgtgtctgtctctgggcCTGCTCTTGTGTATGCAGTGCTGCTGCAGCTCCTCTGGTAACAGAAGCTCTACCATCCCTGTGAGCAACCACTACCCCAGTCCCAAGAG GTGTTTCTCCTCTTATGATGACATGAGTTTGAGGCGGAAAGTTTCCTGCCCTCTTATACGGTCCAAGTCATTTCAGCTGCCCCCTTCAGATG TAGGTCCTGATGACTTGTACATTGTAGAACCTCTAAGGTTTTCTCCAGAGAAAAAG AAAAAGCGCTGCAGAGTAAAAGTAGGAGAGAAAGTGACTGTGACTGCTACTAACTGCAGCTCTGAAACTGAAAATGTGAGCGTGCCTAAATTCCTGCCATCAACCTGTGACCCTGCCCTGTCTACATCCATAGAGGTCGTGGCTGGGATCAGCTCTGAAGgctcatcctcttcctcatcttcatcatcctcctcatcatctACAGCATCGGATGACTCAAGCTCCAGCATCCCTTCCGTTAACGGGCAGCGTGTGGGTCTAAGTAATGGGCAGATCCCAATGACCAAGAGCAAGACAGAGAAGAGGTCTTTTAAGCGCAGACGGTCTAAGACGGCTGATCAGCAACAGCCGCCGCAGTCACATGGGCGCTGTGGGGCAGGATTACTGCACACTCCAATTCCGGTGGCAACGTGCGTCATGCCAACGCTTCAGCAGCTGATGAAGGGAAAACAGGAACTCGGCATGGGGACGTTTGGAGTAACGGCTGTCACCGGTCACGTCTGA